In a single window of the Ancylobacter polymorphus genome:
- a CDS encoding aromatic ring-hydroxylating oxygenase subunit alpha: MTTETSAAAGSFDWTLPASDYCDPALYARERKEIFARNWMLFTWSERLQKPGDYVTGTLAGYPVFVIRDDDGVVRAFHNVCRHRGAQLLEKEEGHCGKLVVCPYHSWSFTRDGALNKAVDFGEGINFDPKAWGLYAIDAEEWRGLVFLRIARGGESLIDWLGPIHAMAADYPLEQQHYFMSKDRDCAVDWKVYGENYLECYHCRTMHPGLCQSLDIDNYRIDTYPKDKFFHLHAPKRDGGLTRGLYFYRFPFLMLNLYDWGSSIATIEPLGPGRIRHINWYFFTDVSPEKAEENRRSAEWSAQIVTEDLDIITGVQRNLEAGIYTRGPLSPKNEYSVKAFQDMCREGLEPKAPLRGVAAE; encoded by the coding sequence ATGACCACCGAGACGAGTGCCGCCGCTGGCAGCTTCGACTGGACCCTGCCGGCCAGCGATTATTGCGATCCCGCGCTTTACGCGCGCGAGCGCAAGGAGATCTTCGCCCGCAACTGGATGCTGTTCACCTGGTCGGAGCGGCTGCAGAAGCCGGGCGACTATGTGACCGGCACGCTGGCGGGCTATCCCGTCTTCGTCATCCGCGACGATGACGGGGTGGTGCGTGCCTTCCACAATGTCTGCCGCCATCGCGGCGCGCAGCTGCTGGAAAAGGAGGAGGGCCATTGCGGCAAGCTGGTGGTCTGCCCCTATCACAGCTGGAGCTTTACCCGTGACGGCGCCCTGAACAAGGCGGTGGATTTCGGCGAGGGCATCAATTTCGACCCGAAGGCGTGGGGCCTTTACGCCATCGACGCCGAGGAATGGCGCGGCCTCGTCTTTCTGCGCATCGCCCGCGGCGGCGAGAGCCTCATCGACTGGCTCGGCCCGATCCACGCCATGGCGGCGGATTATCCGCTGGAGCAGCAGCATTATTTCATGTCGAAGGATCGCGATTGCGCCGTCGACTGGAAGGTCTATGGCGAGAACTACCTCGAATGCTACCACTGCCGGACCATGCATCCGGGCCTGTGCCAGTCGCTGGATATCGACAATTACCGCATCGACACCTACCCCAAAGACAAGTTCTTCCATTTGCACGCGCCCAAGCGCGATGGCGGGCTGACGCGGGGGCTGTATTTCTATCGCTTCCCCTTCCTCATGCTGAACCTCTATGACTGGGGCTCGTCCATCGCCACTATCGAGCCGCTGGGGCCGGGGCGCATCCGCCACATCAACTGGTACTTCTTCACCGATGTCTCGCCGGAGAAAGCGGAAGAGAACCGCCGCTCGGCCGAGTGGTCGGCGCAGATCGTGACCGAGGATCTCGACATCATCACCGGCGTGCAGCGCAATCTGGAGGCCGGCATCTACACGCGCGGGCCGCTGTCGCCGAAAAATGAGTATTCGGTCAAAGCCTTCCAGGACATGTGCCGCGAAGGACTGGAGCCCAAGGCCCCGCTGCGCGGCGTCGCCGCGGAATAA
- a CDS encoding phytoene desaturase family protein has translation MNADVTVGKVYDAIIIGAGHNGLVCANYLAKAGQKVLVLERRDVVGGAAVTEEIAPGFRASIFSYLMSLLHPRIIRELELKKHGLEVLPCSDMVSPLDGEDYILFSDNIAKSQASFARFSKHDADIYPEFDRYLNEAANIVRKLLWETPVDPTKRDWRTFKDGASLLWRHRKIGRKMYRIVDMLTMSAYDFLREWFEDERVMAVLAYYASIGTFAGPKSPGSAYVIMHHIMGEHEGAGGWGFIKGGMGAITQALASSAREKGVDIVTGAPIREVRVQNGRATAVSTTKGETYAAKTIISNASAKTLYLDLVGETHLPEEVVREIKGYRTFSTAFKMNIACERPPQYRILDRVRREGTLGNFDYPTYMHIAPDIDYLERAYDDAKHGWYSSRPFITPVVPTMVDTTLAPPGKHVVNLFGGHAPYTLKGGDWATEKENFRKTVFDTIEEYAPGFRDDVIEAQLLVAPDIENIVNLPQGHIFHGELSTDQLFFQRPVSGYADYRTPVKGLYICGSSMHPGGGVSGIPGFNAAREVMRDIKAKRN, from the coding sequence ATGAATGCCGACGTTACCGTGGGCAAGGTTTACGACGCCATCATTATCGGCGCCGGGCACAATGGGCTGGTCTGCGCCAATTATCTCGCCAAGGCGGGACAGAAGGTGCTGGTGCTGGAACGCCGCGATGTCGTCGGCGGGGCGGCGGTGACGGAGGAGATCGCGCCCGGCTTCCGGGCGTCGATCTTCTCCTACCTCATGAGCCTGCTGCACCCGCGCATCATTCGCGAGCTGGAGCTGAAGAAGCACGGGCTGGAAGTGCTGCCCTGCTCGGACATGGTCTCCCCGCTGGACGGGGAGGACTACATCCTGTTCTCCGACAATATCGCCAAGTCGCAGGCGAGCTTCGCCCGCTTCTCCAAGCACGATGCGGATATCTATCCCGAATTCGACCGCTATCTGAACGAAGCGGCCAACATCGTGCGCAAGCTGCTGTGGGAGACGCCGGTCGACCCGACCAAGCGCGACTGGCGAACCTTCAAGGACGGGGCGTCGCTGCTGTGGCGCCACCGCAAGATCGGGCGGAAGATGTACCGCATCGTCGATATGCTGACGATGAGCGCCTATGACTTCCTGCGCGAATGGTTCGAGGATGAGCGCGTGATGGCGGTGCTGGCCTATTACGCCTCGATCGGCACCTTCGCCGGGCCGAAATCGCCGGGTTCGGCCTATGTCATCATGCACCACATCATGGGCGAGCATGAGGGCGCCGGCGGCTGGGGCTTCATCAAGGGCGGCATGGGCGCCATCACCCAGGCGCTCGCCTCTTCCGCGCGCGAGAAGGGCGTCGACATCGTCACCGGCGCGCCGATCCGGGAAGTGCGGGTGCAGAATGGCCGCGCCACGGCGGTCTCGACCACGAAAGGCGAGACCTATGCCGCCAAGACCATCATCTCCAATGCCAGCGCCAAGACGCTCTATCTCGACCTCGTCGGCGAGACGCATCTGCCGGAGGAGGTGGTGCGGGAGATCAAGGGCTATCGCACCTTCTCGACCGCCTTCAAGATGAACATTGCCTGCGAGCGCCCGCCGCAATACCGCATTCTTGACCGGGTGCGGCGCGAGGGGACGCTGGGGAATTTCGACTACCCCACCTATATGCACATCGCGCCCGACATCGACTATCTGGAGCGCGCCTATGACGATGCCAAGCATGGCTGGTACTCGTCGCGCCCCTTCATCACCCCCGTGGTGCCGACCATGGTCGACACGACGCTGGCGCCGCCGGGCAAGCATGTGGTCAATCTGTTCGGCGGCCACGCGCCCTACACGCTGAAGGGCGGCGACTGGGCCACCGAGAAGGAGAACTTCCGCAAGACGGTGTTCGACACCATCGAGGAATACGCCCCCGGCTTCCGCGACGATGTGATCGAGGCGCAGCTGCTCGTCGCGCCTGACATCGAGAACATCGTCAACCTGCCGCAGGGCCACATCTTCCATGGCGAGCTGTCGACCGACCAGCTGTTCTTCCAGCGGCCGGTCTCGGGCTATGCGGATTACCGCACGCCGGTGAAGGGGCTCTATATCTGCGGCTCCTCCATGCATCCGGGCGGCGGCGTTTCCGGCATCCCCGGCTTCAACGCCGCCCGCGAGGTGATGCGCGACATCAAGGCGAAGCGGAACTGA